AAGATCATTCTGGCTTCCGGCTTTCTCAATTTTCACACCTCTGAATTCAGGTTTAATTACTTCACCAAAAAACAAAAGGGGAATACGGTATCGCTGCGGATCAAATATTTCGAGATTAGTGCGGGGCAGATAGTGCCCATGGTCGGCAACTATAATAAACAAAGTATTCTTATACCAGCTCTGTTTCTTTGCTTCCCGAATAAAAGCGCCAACGCAGGAATCAGCATAGTATGCTGTGCTCCGGAACTTATTTTCAATTTCTTCTCCTTTAAAACGAGGTGTTGAGGGCAGTTCAAAGGGTTCATGATTGGTCAGCGTGAGCATAGTCGAAAAGAAGGGTGCCTGCGCTGTCTTCAAATCCGACAACATCCTGGTATAAACAGCACCATCATACGCACCCCATTTCGAATTCATATCTTTTGGATCGAAGTCACTTTTATCAACGATCTTCTGATAATTGTGACTCAGTAAATAGGATCGCATGTTAAAGAACCGGCTCTCGCCCCCGTAGAAAAAAGAGGTAGAGTACCCTTTACCTGCGAAACTTTGCGACAAGGCCGGAATCTTTACCTGCTTACTGTTCTCTTTCATGATACTCCGTCGTCCCTGAGCCGGAAAAGCGCTTAATACGGCCACAACACCTTTATCAGTGCGCCCTCCGGACGCGTAAATGTGATTAAAAAACAATCCTTCAGAAATAAGTTTCTCTGTTTGGGGAGCAACGCCTTTTTCCCCATCAAGACTCTCTACTACATTGCCCGTAAAGCTTTCCATGATGATCAGTACCACATTAGGGGTTCTGGTAGTCAGTACATCGGTAGTTGCTGTATTGGGTTTTAAATATAATCCCTTAACAATACTTTTGGCTTCGGAAGGACTATAGTACTTAAAGGGATTGCTGTTATTGTATTTGTTATTTAGAATATCATGAACAAGACTCCACTCTGTATTGACTGCGGCATAATTCAGCAAAGGTTTCAGCGAAAAATAGGCCATACTTTCGTTCATAGGAGAGAGCTGCCAGCCTCCCCTTATAGCAAGGAAATTAAAACCAAGCATCAGCACAGATAGCAATAGCCTGATCGCAAAATTTCCGCCCCTGAATATTCTGTATTCTATAATCAGCCGCGACAAAAAGATCCCGGCAGAGGTAAGAACAGCAAAGATAAACAACGAAAGGAATACAGGGGATGACTCACTGCTTGAAAAGGCCTCTGCGGGCGACCCAAAGGCGAACTCGAGCGCCCTGAAGTTAATTTTCGTCCCCCATTCGCGGTAGATATTGAAGTTCACCACTGTCAGAAAAGAAAACAGGCCCACCAACAGCCAGGTATATATTTTTACTATTGTTATGGGAAACTTTTTTATTCCAAAGAGCCAGACTATCACAAACAAAAGCGCCGGAATTGCACATATATAACCTGCCATAGAGGCATCCATCCATGCTCCATAGAAGTATACCTGGATAAATTCATAAAAAGAAACGCCTTTCAGACGATGGATATAGTAAAGTAAAAAGACACAACGTTCGAGTAAAAAAAAGAGAAGCCAGAATGTAAAATATCGCAGTAATACGAAAATGTTCTTTAGCATAGTAATCAATTGTGACTGCAGAAGGCAGACAGAAAGAAATCCTTCCCTTATCAGAAAAGACATTCTAACGTTTAAACCTCACAAATATAAAATAAAAGTTATATCAATATTAAGAAGAGGTTAGGCGATGCTCTCACCGCGTCAAAAGCCGAGCCTTATGCCAATCCCCAGCTTAAAGATATCTGTAAGAGACAGGTCTTTTGTATTCAGTACATAACTTACCATATAGAGGTCGTTGGTGTTAAACTCGGAATAGATAGACAATGATTTGATTTTGCCACTGCCGAACAGCTTCTTACTGTCCAGCTTTATCTCATTGCTAAAAGATATATGAGGCCGGATAGCAGACGACCACCAGTAATATCCCTCGTCATATTGGCTTTTGTCCCAGTAAAAATCAAACTCCTTCCCATAGTGATATGAGACGAACGCCCCGGGATTTAGGGGATAAAGCTTAGCCCAGTCCTTTAACTTGATCTCGAAGGGCCGGTAAACAAACTTTGCACTGATGATATGCAAAGTTCCCCCCTTATTCTCGGGTACAAAGCCGTAGTTAAAATCAAGATTACCTCTTTTATTTTTAAATAAACGATAACCCGCGCCAACGCTGAAATAGCCAATGCTCCCCGCATGTTGTACAATCACATCTTTAGGAATAAGGATTTCAGGAAATTGCGAAAACACTTTCCCGCTTTGCAGAAAAAAGATGATTGTTATCAACTGAAAACATCTAATAGCTGATATTTTTAAAACTGAATTTCCCATTGATAATCTCTATTAGCACAAACTCCCTGTTTTCAATCGCATTCGTTACTACATACGGAATATTCCCTCTACCGGGATAAAAGAGGTTTTTACTGTGGGTATGGGCAAATAACGCAGCCAGCGTGTTTGGCGAATTATTGATAACGTTTACATATTGCTCTGAAAGGCTTGTATCGAAGTCGCCGTTGTTAGGTGGAACATGCGCCACTCCAATATATGCAGTCACTCCATCTTCAGCCTTAAATTGTTCGCGCAGCCATGGAAGGTCGGGAACACTTCCATCAAATGCAGCTTCTCTGCTATTTGTGTTGTGGCATACAAACTTTACACCGCCGTAAACAAACGAAAAATTTAATTCTCCGAACATCCGCTTGAAAACCTTTTCGCCATTGGCAACCAAATCATGATTTCCTATTACTCCGATATAGGGCATCTTTAGTTTTGAAAAGATCTCATTGACCCACTCCATCTCCTGTAACAAGCCAAAATCCGATATGTCACCTGCCAGCAGGACAAAGTCAACTCCCGGAATATTATTTACGGTTCTCACTAATTCTTCAGAATGAGTATACTCTCTTTGACTGTCCCCTGTTAAAACAAAGCGTATTGTATCGTCTTTAACACTCTCCGCTAAGCGCTGGAGACTTTTCCTATTTAAGTACTGGGGACTATTACGGTCAAAAACCTGATTCGGACTGTATTCGAAACTGTTACAAGCCGTTAAAAAGAGTATCAGAGAGCATGAGACCCATACGAAAGAGCCAGTTAACTTATTCATTTGAAGCAAAGCTCGTTTTTATATTTAACTATTCAAGTCAAAAAGTCAAAAAAGACATCCGACTGACACTGGTATTAACAAACATTTGCGAGAAGGATTCGGCAATAAAAAACAAAACATAGCCGCGCAAACACCGTTCATTCTATTTTATTATCTTTATTCTCTTTTTATTCTTACCATTATAGCGGATTAACTACAAGTTACCTAAACCCTCTTTACGGATACTTATGAAAAACCAACGGTATATATATTATTTAATTGGAACAACACTCCTCCTTGTAATCATAAATACTATATTCTATCTCGTACAGGAATCTCAAAATGAAAAGAACTACCTGCTGACGATAAAGACAACACAAATAATAGAAACCGCGAATTCGCTTCTGGCAGATATAAAAGATGCTGAGACAGGTCAGCGGGGTTACTTACTTACGGATAACATCAGCTATCTGGCTCCCTATCAGGAAGCCGAAAAACGGCTTGACAAAACGTTCAACGCACTTTATTTACTCGTTATCCATAACCAATCACAACTTAACACATTGCGTGAACTGAAAAAATGGATCAGGATTAAGAGGGACGAACTAGCTCTGACAATCAAATTGCACGACAAACAGGGGGGGAAGCTGGCACTCAATAGAATAAATACGGACGTCGGAAAGAACGCGATGGAACAGATAAAAATGCTGATTAAACAGTTAGAAAGGGAAGAAAAGTTCCGCCTTATCAGCTACAACGAGTCTTTCAACAGGTTGAACGCCCGTATTCAGGTATTTGCAATTGCTGGTAGCTATATTCTTCTTGTCATTATCATTATGGCCCTGATAACCATTATCCAAAACCGGGAGCAGATCGTTACCCTGTTCAGACAGGTGGACGACAAAAACAAGCAACTTGAACATCAGAAGAATGAACTGCAGACGCTAAGCCGGGGGCTTATTAAACAAAACAGTGAGCTCGAGCGATTCGCATATGTGGCGTCACACGATCTGCGATCGCCGGGAATTAATCTATCGTCGCTTTTACAGCTATACGAGACATCTTTCGACCAGGAAGAAAAGAAAGAACTATTTCAGGCTATTAAGGAGGTCTCATCAAATCTCCTTGTAAAAATGGACGATCTGATAGAAATGCTTCGAAATAGTAGTGAACTTACAGAGGCGAGAGAAAACCTTTCTTTTGAAGAAGTTTATACAAAGATTTTAAAGAATTATTCTGCAGAAGTCAAAAGAACGGGTGCAACTATAGATTACGACTTCTCAGAAGCGCCGGCCATTATCTATCCTAAGCCCTACCTTGAAAGCATTATGCAAAATCTTATTACCAACGCTATTAAATACGGGCATCCCGACCGTCCTCCGCACATTTCGATCAGGACATACCAGGAAGAAGATAAAATTTTCATGACTGTGCAAGATAACGGACAGGGTATTGATCTTAAAAAATACGGCAACCAGCTATTCGGGATCTACAGGACCTTTCACGGAGGAAAAGATAGCAGAGGGATCGGTTTGTATATTACCAAAGCGCAGATAATTGCCATGGGCGGCAGTATTGAGGTTGAGAGCACTCCCGGTGAAGGCACTACCTTCATTATTTGCTTTTATTAAAAAACTCCTGACTGAAGTTCACCAGGAATAATTCTTTTACCGAACGCGTCACAGCCGTATAAAGCCATCTTAAGAAATCTGTATTTAGCATTTCATCTGTAAGATATCCCTGATCTATGAAAACGACGTCCCATTGCCCACCCTGTGCTTTATGGCAAGTCACCGCGTAGGCAAATTTAACCTGTAATGCATTATAGTAAGGGTTGACCTTTAATTCGGCTATACGCATTTTACGGTTAGGAAGATGCGTATAATCTTCCATCACAGCGTCAAAGAATCGCCTATTATCCTCTTTTAAGAGTCCGGGTCCCTCAGAGTAAATGGTATCAAGCATAATCTTACACTCCAGGGGTTCCTCGTCGGGATAATCGAGAAACTCCAGAACGACGTCTGCAAACCGAAAGCCATAAAGCTCATGTATATGGCGAATCTTTCTGACGCGGGCAATATCGCCGTTCGCAATAAAAGAACTGCTGCTCTCTTCATTCTGAAGCCAGTAATAGTTATTACGCACAACCATCAGATAGTCTCCTCCGGTTAGTTCTTCTTCCCGGTACAATATCCGGTTTCTTATTTGCTGATTGTAGTTATTCGCATTTTTATTTGAACGGCAAATAACCAGCGTATTCTCAATGCCATATTTATTATAAGCGTAATTAAGGCCCTCTGACAGCCGCTCTCCTGTCATCCTGAAGATATCGGGATATCCGCTCACTTCTATCTTCGGAAATTCCTCTTCCTTATTTCTTATTAAGTTACGGATTTGCGTTGCATTATGGAGTATGCCCGACTGCTTTTCCTGCCTGACCACATCTGTCATCTCGTAACTAAAAATGCTAAGAGCAAACCGGTCTCTCATAAATGTTGTATCAAGCGCCGGACTAAACTCCGACCCCACAGGAGGCAACTGGGCTGTATCACCAACAAGAATTAACTTACAGTTTTTCCCATTATACACATAACTAATAAGATCATCCAGAAGGCTTTTCCTGCTGAAGTCTCCGGCCTCGTTCGAAATCATCGATGCTTCATCTACTATGAATAATGTATTCTCTGCAATATTTTGATTGAGAACAAAATCAAAATCCGGACTGATAGCCTGCTTCTTCCTGTATATCCTTTTATGAACTGTATAGGCTCTTTTTCCAGAGTAGTTGCTAATCACTTTAGCCGCCCTCCCTGTGGGCGCTAATAGAACCGATTTCAACCCTAAGTGCGGCAGTACTTTTACAAGGGATGCTATGATTGTAGTTTTTCCGGTACCTGCATACCCTTTAAGTACAAAGCATTCATCCCCTTCACGCCCCGCCATGAACAATTCCAGTTCTTTGAATACAGATACTTGTTGTACGGTTGGCTTAAGCTTAAAAAATCGTATCAGTAGATCGCTCGCATTCATCAGGATGTAAAAATGCAAATTCCCCAAGATAAAAAGGACTTCTGCATTTAAATGTCTGGTAAGCGCCATAGCTAAAGCAGTAAAATGCCGGAGATACAGCTTCTGAATATTCTTATAAAATAATTTTCTATAAGTTTGTCCTGATGAATAATAACGGCGCACTTCATTTAAAGGTTGGGGATTTCTCCACTGGACAGGCGGAAAACTGTGAACTGCTGATTAGGATCGGCGCAGGCAGGCTTTCATTTGCGATTATAGATACTAAAGAAAACCTTCTGAAGGTACTGTTCGACTCTGTTTTATTCAGTTCGATAGCCGAAACATTCAACGACTTATTTAATCAAAACGAGTATTTAGGTTATGCCTTTCAAAAAGTCAAAATAGCAACAGAAACGTTTAATTTTACATTTATACCTTCTGAGCTTTATTCTGACAACTCTCTACCCGTTTACCAAAACTTCATCAACTCTACCGGACAGGTACGGCATGTTATTAAGGACTTGAAGGGAGCGAAGATAAAAACGGTAGCTTCGATAGAAGAAGCATTCATTGCTCCTCTGCTGGCAAAATTTCCACAGGCAGCCATTTATACCCAGCCCGAACCTTTAATAGAAGGATCATTGAAAGACCGGAGTGGAAACAAGACGCTTGTGCTTCAGTTCAATTCAGGAACATTTGAAGCACTTGTCATTTCTTCGAACGACATTATCTTTTATAATATCTTTTCTTCTCCTACTACAGACGATTTCAATTACTATTTACTGCTTATTATGCAGCAACTGGAATTGAAACCATCCGACATTGCCGTAAGGCTGATGGGAGAGATCGAAAAGTATAGCGAAAACTACAGGAGGGTATCAAAATATTTCAATAACATTACTTTTGCAGACAGCACTAAACTCTTCAATTACCCTGAAGCATTTAAGCTCGCCCCTTCTCATCAATTTTTTTCCCTACTTAGCCTTAGTTTATGCGAATAATAAGTGGCAAACTCAGGGGACTTCGTCTTAATCCCCCTCCAAACTTACCTGTTCGGCCGACGAAAGACATGGCAAAAGAGGCTCTGTTCAACATATTGAACAATATAATTGACTTTGAACAGATTAAGGTTCTCGATCTATTTAGCGGCACGGGAAGTTTATCAGTTGAGTTCGCATCCAGGGGAGTTCCGGATATTGTTTCGGTCGACAAAAGCCCTGGTTGTGTGTACTATCTCAAAGACGTTGCCCGCCAATATAAGCTTACTTCAATCCATCCCCAGAAAGCCGATGTCTTAAAATTTCTTAAAGAAGAGACGGCCTCTTATGATTTAATATTTGCAGATCCTCCCTATGATATGCCTGAGATTCCTCAAATTCCTCGCCTGGTATTCGAAAGATCGCTCTTAAACCCTGGAGGGCTGCTTATCGTCGAACACCCCACCATGAAAAGAATGAATAACGACCCCAATTTCACAGAACAACGCGAATACGGATATTCATCCTTCAGCTTTTTTAGATAGTGATATATACATCTATCTTTGAACTTTCCACTTTAAACTTTTTCACCTTACCTTTACGAAATGAAGATCGCCCTTTTTCCCGGTTCATTCGATCCGGTTACAATTGCACATGTTGACATCATGCAGCGTTCCATTTCTTTGTTCGACAAAGTCATAATCGGCGTAGGTGCAAACAGCAATAAGCAACCGATGTTGCCAGTTGAGACACGGGTTAAAATCCTCGAGAATGTGTTTGAAAACGATCCGAAAATTGAAGTAATGCCTTACGAAGGGCTCACTATTGATTTTTGCAAACGTTTGGGTGCTCTGTATATGATCAGAGGCATTCGTACGGTTTCGGATTTCGAATACGAAAAGGCCATTGCACAGATGAACCACGAACTTGAACCCGATATTGAAAGCATTTTCATCCTGAGTAACCCAG
The window above is part of the Arcticibacter tournemirensis genome. Proteins encoded here:
- a CDS encoding LTA synthase family protein; the protein is MLKNIFVLLRYFTFWLLFFLLERCVFLLYYIHRLKGVSFYEFIQVYFYGAWMDASMAGYICAIPALLFVIVWLFGIKKFPITIVKIYTWLLVGLFSFLTVVNFNIYREWGTKINFRALEFAFGSPAEAFSSSESSPVFLSLFIFAVLTSAGIFLSRLIIEYRIFRGGNFAIRLLLSVLMLGFNFLAIRGGWQLSPMNESMAYFSLKPLLNYAAVNTEWSLVHDILNNKYNNSNPFKYYSPSEAKSIVKGLYLKPNTATTDVLTTRTPNVVLIIMESFTGNVVESLDGEKGVAPQTEKLISEGLFFNHIYASGGRTDKGVVAVLSAFPAQGRRSIMKENSKQVKIPALSQSFAGKGYSTSFFYGGESRFFNMRSYLLSHNYQKIVDKSDFDPKDMNSKWGAYDGAVYTRMLSDLKTAQAPFFSTMLTLTNHEPFELPSTPRFKGEEIENKFRSTAYYADSCVGAFIREAKKQSWYKNTLFIIVADHGHYLPRTNLEIFDPQRYRIPLLFFGEVIKPEFRGVKIEKAGSQNDLAATLLNQVAIKSDAYTWSKDLLNPGVAGFAFFNWEHGLGFVSPQQAISYDIVGDNIVFRQDSANTSSDKLLLKYGKACMQHVYQQYVDY
- a CDS encoding DUF3822 family protein — encoded protein: MNNNGALHLKVGDFSTGQAENCELLIRIGAGRLSFAIIDTKENLLKVLFDSVLFSSIAETFNDLFNQNEYLGYAFQKVKIATETFNFTFIPSELYSDNSLPVYQNFINSTGQVRHVIKDLKGAKIKTVASIEEAFIAPLLAKFPQAAIYTQPEPLIEGSLKDRSGNKTLVLQFNSGTFEALVISSNDIIFYNIFSSPTTDDFNYYLLLIMQQLELKPSDIAVRLMGEIEKYSENYRRVSKYFNNITFADSTKLFNYPEAFKLAPSHQFFSLLSLSLCE
- a CDS encoding sensor histidine kinase, with amino-acid sequence MKNQRYIYYLIGTTLLLVIINTIFYLVQESQNEKNYLLTIKTTQIIETANSLLADIKDAETGQRGYLLTDNISYLAPYQEAEKRLDKTFNALYLLVIHNQSQLNTLRELKKWIRIKRDELALTIKLHDKQGGKLALNRINTDVGKNAMEQIKMLIKQLEREEKFRLISYNESFNRLNARIQVFAIAGSYILLVIIIMALITIIQNREQIVTLFRQVDDKNKQLEHQKNELQTLSRGLIKQNSELERFAYVASHDLRSPGINLSSLLQLYETSFDQEEKKELFQAIKEVSSNLLVKMDDLIEMLRNSSELTEARENLSFEEVYTKILKNYSAEVKRTGATIDYDFSEAPAIIYPKPYLESIMQNLITNAIKYGHPDRPPHISIRTYQEEDKIFMTVQDNGQGIDLKKYGNQLFGIYRTFHGGKDSRGIGLYITKAQIIAMGGSIEVESTPGEGTTFIICFY
- a CDS encoding RsmD family RNA methyltransferase; translation: MRIISGKLRGLRLNPPPNLPVRPTKDMAKEALFNILNNIIDFEQIKVLDLFSGTGSLSVEFASRGVPDIVSVDKSPGCVYYLKDVARQYKLTSIHPQKADVLKFLKEETASYDLIFADPPYDMPEIPQIPRLVFERSLLNPGGLLIVEHPTMKRMNNDPNFTEQREYGYSSFSFFR
- a CDS encoding metallophosphoesterase family protein, which codes for MNKLTGSFVWVSCSLILFLTACNSFEYSPNQVFDRNSPQYLNRKSLQRLAESVKDDTIRFVLTGDSQREYTHSEELVRTVNNIPGVDFVLLAGDISDFGLLQEMEWVNEIFSKLKMPYIGVIGNHDLVANGEKVFKRMFGELNFSFVYGGVKFVCHNTNSREAAFDGSVPDLPWLREQFKAEDGVTAYIGVAHVPPNNGDFDTSLSEQYVNVINNSPNTLAALFAHTHSKNLFYPGRGNIPYVVTNAIENREFVLIEIINGKFSFKNISY
- a CDS encoding ATP-dependent DNA helicase codes for the protein MNASDLLIRFFKLKPTVQQVSVFKELELFMAGREGDECFVLKGYAGTGKTTIIASLVKVLPHLGLKSVLLAPTGRAAKVISNYSGKRAYTVHKRIYRKKQAISPDFDFVLNQNIAENTLFIVDEASMISNEAGDFSRKSLLDDLISYVYNGKNCKLILVGDTAQLPPVGSEFSPALDTTFMRDRFALSIFSYEMTDVVRQEKQSGILHNATQIRNLIRNKEEEFPKIEVSGYPDIFRMTGERLSEGLNYAYNKYGIENTLVICRSNKNANNYNQQIRNRILYREEELTGGDYLMVVRNNYYWLQNEESSSSFIANGDIARVRKIRHIHELYGFRFADVVLEFLDYPDEEPLECKIMLDTIYSEGPGLLKEDNRRFFDAVMEDYTHLPNRKMRIAELKVNPYYNALQVKFAYAVTCHKAQGGQWDVVFIDQGYLTDEMLNTDFLRWLYTAVTRSVKELFLVNFSQEFFNKSK
- the coaD gene encoding pantetheine-phosphate adenylyltransferase, which produces MKIALFPGSFDPVTIAHVDIMQRSISLFDKVIIGVGANSNKQPMLPVETRVKILENVFENDPKIEVMPYEGLTIDFCKRLGALYMIRGIRTVSDFEYEKAIAQMNHELEPDIESIFILSNPGYSSISSTIVRDILRHKGDISKFVPKEAMKYL